A stretch of DNA from Leishmania braziliensis MHOM/BR/75/M2904 complete genome, chromosome 2:
acggagagagagagagggagagaggggggagaacgAGCCggggaggagctggcgcggTGCAAGATCATCCCTCTTGTCACGCTGGGCGATAGTTCAAGATGGACTAGGTGCAAAGGCCGCGACGCAACACCAGCTCACAAGAGCCATCACGCAACGCCTTCCCTCGTAACGTAGCACTCACACTCAGCAGTCGCGAGCGAAGAGCACTGTCGCCTGGCACCACCGCAAGGCACGTTGCTATCGTCAGTTGCCTAAGCTCAGCACCAGCTGACGAGGCATAAAACTTCTTCCTCCCACTGGCCCCCTTCCACGCGTACGTGCCGCGCCATCGGCGCCAGGGGGCCCCCCCGCGTGCGCCGCACGCCTGACGAGCCCAGGGAAGAAGCAGGCCAGGGCCCCGAGACCCGGCGCCCCACCCCCAAGCCGCGGCACAACACGGCACACGGCGCGGggaccccccacccccacctcgcACGGGAGTCCGGCGAGCCCAATGGCGCCCTGCCCGCGCGCGCCTTCCCGAcacagcgccagcccagACCTGTCCGCCGGCACCCAGCAGCCCGCCCAGCCGTACCACCCGTGGGCAGCCTGTCGTCTGTCTGGCCTCTCCTCACatggagtggaggggggaaggggggagagagtaCGAGAGCCGTGGCACCACGCGCCGGAGAGGTGGGTGGCCATCCTCCTCACTCaggggagaggcgaaggcggaaatagagagaagagggggaaagaagcgcagtagtgcgagagaggcgaagtACGCGGCGTGCAGAGGAGGACCATGCAGCGCAGTGCGAGTGCGAGGAGTAGAGCgtatgaagagagagaacgctCACACTGCCGTCCAccgcgtgggtgggtgggtgtacaGGAGGTGAGCGATGCAGAGCTCAGGCGTTCGTTGGGCGCGCAGAAGGAATGAGGAGGTCGTCGTCATCTTGCGCGGGGCCGTTGTGGCAAGGGGGGTGAGTCGGGCAACTTCGGGTGTCACGGCGAGCGCAGCGCGTCATGAAGCACCGTCAAATCTACGCCGGCAAACAACTCCCACTCCTTCATCGTTCGGCGCAAGGGATAAGGCGATGGCGAGCTTGCCCGCGGCGTGGGCGTTTGGTTCCGCTCTTTCGTGGAGCCAAGAGGCGTCCCGGCATCGCGGTGAGACATTACCAAAGCCCAGAACTTGTCTTGGGTGAAGGTGCGCGCATTGCTCAGCTCTGTCGGTACACCATCTGCCGCCTCGTCCACTAAGCATTGCCCATCATGTCCTGCGCCGgatgctgccggtgccgtcGCAGGCATGGAGGTGGGCAGCTCACTCTCGCCAGTGCCTACGGCCACCGGCTCTGTCAGTCCGAAGACGTTCCACCCCCGCGTCCAGAGCGCCAGTGTGGTGTGCATATCCTCGAGATCGCTGTCCATGAACTGCAGTGACGGATCGAGCTCCACAGCCTCgggcacacgcgcgtgcgctgccgtcgcagTCAGTCCTTgatggtggaggcggcgctctTCGAGCTGCTCTGAGAGGCTGCGCACTCGAGTCTGCAACTGGTGCTCCCGATCAAACTCGAAGAACACTTCCGCAGGGCCGAAGAGCAAATCAGCCGACGCAACAGCCTGGAGAACATACGGTGTCGGCTCAACCGTGGCCGACGCCGCATCCCCTGGTGACTGCGGTGAGTTAAACTGCAGTTCGTCGACCCTACCAGAGGCTTGTGCGTTACGCGCAGAAGTCGCCACTCCCTTCACCTTGCCCACGTTCGCCCCGGACGCGAGCCAGGCGCTCTCTTGCAGTGGCGAGTGCTCATCGGCCGCGTGATGCGCTTGGGGAGCCCGGTCTCCACTGCCCAACGTGCCTCCGTCAGCACTCGTGAGCCACGTCCCTTCCATCGGCTCAAGATACCGCATGTCCGCCAAGCACACACTCGAGCGCGGCATGACCTCAGCTTTCACAAAGCTGCCCTTTGCGTGGcacttcgccgccgccgccgcacctgcGGCAGGCGCCTGCATGCCCGAGGATGCCTGCAGCACGGTCGAGGCATTGGTGGAGtggacgaggcggcgcaccTGCTGCCGCACAGCGCCCCGGTGCTCCTTCAGCCAGCAGTGCTCGAAGGAGCGCTTCCGCAGCGCCTTGTCGGCAGCCGAGTAGTACGGTGCCTCTgattcctcctccccacagAGTCgccctgccgcagcgcccgATTCGCGGAACGGCGCTGGAGTTGTCGTCGAGGCCGATGGTGGCATGTGAACGATCGGCTGAGCCGGCATTGGCGGTCGCTTCTCGGCCAGGAACAGAAGCTCGTATACCTCAGATGCGGTGAGGCTGGCCGACAGGACGGCCTGTGGCGTGCGGCTCGTGGAAGAGttcttgccgctgcgcacatACACCATGCCCTGACCACACGGAGACGCTTTGGTGGGAGCATCACCATCACAGTTCGCCAAGGTGTCTACCTGGACTGCCCTCAAGTCGGCATCGCTAAGATCCAGTATCGCGTCGCCGAGAACGCcacgcaccgcagcgctgGTGAACAGCAGACCCAGAACAGAGGACGCGGTCGCTGAAGCTGGTAGGTCCGGCGAAGCGGCGAGTTGGCGCCAATCCGCCAGCGTCTCCACCATGGTGGGCCACAGCCAGCTCGGCGTCACCAGCCACAGCACaagctccgcctccgcccgCGCCGCGCTGAGCCACGACGACACGTCCGCCGGTAGTGCAGCCAAAAGACGCTCGCCCACCTTGTCGGGAGGTGgcacgctggcggcggcctccctctcgccaccGAACCCGTCCTCGCTGTGGCGTCCACGCGGTGCCGTCGTCAGAGACAGCCGCAGGAGGGGCTCGGTGCTCCACACATTCGCAACAGAGGCCGCAAGCGCCCTCCACGTCACGCCCGGTGTCGGACGGCTACTCAGCACAGCGCGATCGCGGGCCGGGGTGCGCAGGTACAGCAGTCGGAGCGTCAAGTCCCAGTTCGGAAGAGCCAAAGAGCCGGCGCGCAGGAAAAAAATGTACGACTCTCCGCGATAGAGCTGAAGCGTCGCGTAACGCCCAACATGCCGGAGAGCAAAACCCCGCTCCAGTGCCGCCGCAGTGTCCGCACGCCGCGGCAGAGACGAATGagccgcggcagcgtcgtCTAGCCCTGCGAGAGGCACCAccacgcggcggcggcgcaggttATCCTTCCAGCGAAAGCCGTAATCAGCGTCGTCCCAGCCGCTGGCAAAGTCTGGCGGCTCGCAGGTGATGCGGCTGTAGCGCCGCTTGTGCGAAGGAGTCAACTTGGCCCGGTCTGCTGTGCGGAGCGGAAAGAGCACGTCGGCAGGCTTTTCAATATTGAGCTCGGTCGCCGAGGAGACGCCGCTCACGGCAACCACATCAATCGTCCCAATCGTCACTGCAACGCCGCGGTGTGCTTGGCGGAAGAGAGACTCCACCGTCATGGCGCAGCGCGCAGCTGTGAGCCGCAACTCCTCaaagccgccgccaccgacggATTCGACCCTACCCTGTAACGGCGCGCTCGAGGGGGTCGCTGGGGTCTGCGATAAAGCCGACGCGGCGGATGCTCGACGCCGGATTGTGTCGATCATTTCCTCCGTGATATCGCTGAGAGTGAAAGGGACGGCTACAAAGATGCTGCCCTCCTGGCCGTAGCCGCGGCGTGACGCATGGGAAACGTCGTAGAACGAAGGCGAGTGTTGGACATACGTTGCGTAGCCGTCAtcgttcatcgccttctccgtctcGGCCGCCATGCGGTCGAggccacggctgctttgcgtGTTGTAGTACGACGAGATGACACGCAGCGTCGTGAGATCGACCTCGGCCTGCGTGGGGACGAGGTACCGCTCCACGTAGGCCTCCTGCTCCGTTGTGATCGTTTCGGGGTCATCCAAGACCCAGTTGGCGAAGAGGTGGTCACCTGCCTGCCCGCCGTTGCCGTAGAGGCtatgcagcagctccgccccAGGAAGCTGCAGATCAGCACCCCTGGCTTCCGCACCTCTCTGCgagctgtcgccgccgccacggagGCCTAAGGCTGCAGTGAGTGCCTCCAGAGGTACGTGGTAGGTACTATTCACGCGCACGCCACGGTGCTCGGCGTAGATACGCAGAAGCCGGAGAAGTTCTTCCAAACTTTCCGTGTACGGGGCTGCCTCTCGATTGTCAGCCAGTGGCTGAACAACGCCGTCAGCGCCGGCGTCAGGCACCGATGACCCAGCAGGGTGGCCTGGCATCGAAGGGCGCTGTGGCATCTTGCTGCCAGTCCTCGCGCCCTCCACTTCGTCACTAAACATCTTCCAGAGGAACAACCCGGAGAACAAGACAAGGGCACCGATGGAGAGGGCGAGACAgagagcgatgcagcgaGCAAAGCGAGCAGGGCGAGACCGCCGGCTCGGCAGCAGTCTCGACCTCATTCTCCCCGATCCTGCCGATGGGAAGAAGCTAGAAAGGGGTCCAGAATGACTATGTTGCTAGCTGGATGGATCTGTGTAGGCGCGCGCTTCTGGCTGTACATCAGCCAGGGCGTGAGGGATGGAGGGGGCGAGCAGTTtcatgcacgcgcgcgcgcgcacgagagaggaagagagagggggagagaacgAAAATGAAGTCTGCATGGTTCACAGTCTGAAGGGTCGCAGCGAGCACTgtgtgggagagagcgcgagtgaaggaggagtggggaggaggaggaatggGGATTGCTGCGACTTGGACCAAAGTATATCCGTGAGGTCTGCTGTAGCGGCAGGtggtgatgtgtgtgtgtgtgtgtgttatcCCCGCCTCTGAAAAGAGAAGTTGGGAAAGacatccacacacgcacacgcacacaaaagagcCAGACCAGAACGAACAGCGAACAATAAACGCGAGAACAGAAAGGAGGCGCGAATGGGTGTACGTGAGCGCAGAGGCACGCGTTCAGTCACCCTACAACGTCTTGATATCACTGCCACCACATCACATCTAGCACGCAGTGGCGAAGGacgcgctcacacacaccggGCAGAGAGANNNNNNNNNNNNNNNNNNNNNNNNNNNNNNNNNNNNNNNNNNNNNNNNNNNNNNNNNNNNNNNNNNNNNNNNNNNNNNNNNNNNNNNNNNNNNNNNNNNNCACTTGAAGGCGTTAAAGAAGGTCGAGCGGGAGGTGATGTCATAAACAACCACAGTCGCTGAGCTATTGCGAATGTAGCTGGGGATCAGCGAGTGGAAGCGCTCCTGCCCTGCCGTGTCCCACAAATGAAGCCGAACATCACGATCGTCCTCGAGGTGGATCGTCTTGGAGAAGAAGTCGATCCCGATGGTTGGCTGGTACTGCTGGTCAAAGGTGTCGTACATGAACCGGGTGAGGATGCTCGTCTTGCCAACAGATTGGTCACCAAGAAGAACAAGTTTGTGCTTCAGCATCGATGAGGAAGAAGCCGACACGCTGGACACCTTGCTCGATGCCCCGGCGGCGGCTGAGTCCATGCTGCTCACTGTCCCTTGTAGCTGGGTAGGGGATGTCgtggtggggagaggagggagtgaggaCGTCCGCATACCCACGTCGCTTGAGCAATGAATCGAACGACAGGCTCTGCGCGCACCGCGACTTGGTTGTTTGAGACTCGCCTCGCTGAATGTGTAGAGCGCAGACGCAGTCGCACACCGAACTTTTACTCTTGATACCCGAGGCCCACTCCTGCGACGAGTGACGCACTACAGCAGAGATGGTGACGCGCGCCGCAAAGcaaaaagcgaagagaggggagagagaaggttTGCCGATGGCAGTAGTccgagagggaggcggggggagggggagtacACAACACGCACCTGTAGAGTtgccccacccacccacctcacCACCCCTTTCTCGCTTGATTGCTCGCTTTCGGTCTCGGCGCCAACGATATTTGGCTCCCGTCACAAACTGCCAGCACAGAGAAATAgttgagagagaggagagagagagaggggggctgctgGCGTTCGGTCGTGTGTAGGCGAGCCTCATTctgagaggagggaagaggaacCACGACGCACGGGTGCGTGTCTCGGTGACGGCGGACGGGGCGACCAGAGAGGCAAaagacaccaccaccaccacgaccaccgtCACCCAGAGCAACGAAGCATCgtggagggggagacgataagagaaagcgagagaagactCCGCTGCACATCACTAGTCCTCCTGCTGtatttttcccctcttccatACGCCGTCTTTCTACCCTCACGCTCTCCCCCAGCAGTAGCAGTAACAACAACGCCAGCTCACACAACGTGGTACTCTCCTTAAGATCATACAATCGGTTCGGGGGGACGGGGGAAGGCGACTCTACAGGTGCGTGTAAGGAGGAGCCAAGCAAGCCCAGACACGCAAGTAAGCTGGTGCCCTCGCGTCGCCCAAGACGTGCCAAGCCATAGAgagggaaacagagagagagatgcataCTACAGGaggccctctccccccctttcctccctgcCGAAGGCTCACGCGCCCCTCCCCGCGCCGCCTACGATGGTTGGTGTTTTGCTCCTGTCCtcccgctgccaccgctctACGCTTTGGCGGAAGTCGAGGACAAACTCGTCGAAGTCGTGCCGCCGCGCATCCTTCTTCATCATGACACTTTCGTAGAGATGTGTCTTGCACGCGAACACCTCCAGCACGAACCCGAGTGAAAAGCCAACGAGGAAAATGCCAAACATCCGGGCCGCGAACGGCAGCCGGGTGCGATACGCGCGCAAGAAGCGACTTGTCGCCGTGCCGTCGCGCAGGAACGGGTCTCGCGTCTTCTGTGCGTCGCCGTACAGGCGCGCTGTGGTACTGTGAGACGAGaagccagcagcaccagtaGCAGTCGACCTCGAAGAGCACCTATGTGCgtgcgacagcgctgcgcagcacgtgTGCAGCACACTCATCGATACCCCCAGAGAAAGCCGCATACGTATTGCCCTGATCAGCCAGTCGCACAATGGAGAGCGCTCACG
This window harbors:
- a CDS encoding small GTP binding protein rab6-like protein, which translates into the protein MDSAAAGASSKVSSVSASSSSMLKHKLVLLGDQSVGKTSILTRFMYDTFDQQYQPTIGIDFFSKTIHLEDDRDVRLHLWDTAGQERFHSLIPSYIRNSSATVVVYDITSRSTFFNAFK